One window from the genome of Salvia splendens isolate huo1 chromosome 9, SspV2, whole genome shotgun sequence encodes:
- the LOC121749459 gene encoding protein DETOXIFICATION 25-like: protein MNGDGLQARLLSPGNEPEVDLKEKVYVESKKIWRVAFPSVISRVSSFGTIVVTQSFIGHISSVDLAGYALVQTLLVRFVNGILIGMSSATETLCGQAYGAKQYHMMGIFLQRSWIVDLLSMTILLPLFLFGSPIFRLLGQEEDIAVSAGYISLWFIPFNYAIVFALTIQMYLQAQQKNRIIAYLSVLQFIVHFPLSYLFVYILEWGVGGAMLALNMSQWVTIIGEFIHKTSTKSDI, encoded by the exons ATGAACGGTGACGGTTTGCAAGCGCGCCTCTTGAGCCCCGGAAATGAGCCGGAGGTTGATTTGAAGGAGAAAGTTTATGTGGAGTCCAAGAAAATATGGAGGGTTGCATTCCCTAGTGTTATTTCTCGAGTTTCTTCTTTTGGTACCATTGTAGTCACGCAGTCGTTTATTGGCCACATAAGCTCGGTCGATCTTGCTGGTTACGCCCTTGTTCAGACCTTGCTCGTGCGATTCGTGAATGGGATTCTG ATTGGAATGTCAAGTGCAACTGAGACTCTCTGTGGTCAAGCATATGGGGCGAAGCAGTACCACATGATGGGCATTTTCTTGCAACGGTCGTGGATCGTGGATCTTCTCTCAATGACTATATTATTGCCTCTCTTTCTCTTCGGAAGTCCCATCTTTAGGCTACTTGGTCAGGAAGAGGATATTGCAGTGTCTGCCGGATATATTTCACTGTGGTTTATCCCCTTCAACTATGCCATTGTGTTTGCATTGACAATTCAAATGTATCTGCAAGCACAGCAAAAGAACAGGATCATAGCTTACCTGTCGGTTCTACAATTCATAGTCCACTTCCCTCTATCATATCTATTCGTCTACATTCTCGAATGGGGAGTTGGGGGTGCTATGCTTGCACTAAACATGTCTCAGTGGGTCACGATTATTGGAGAGTTCATACACAAAACTAGTacaaaaagtgatatt